The Hippocampus zosterae strain Florida chromosome 19, ASM2543408v3, whole genome shotgun sequence region GGGAAGTTGGGAGTATTTGGAGGGAGTTCCCCGAGTATTCCAAAGCGGTGTGCACTCCTCCTCACATGCTTGAGGGAGTGTGTCGGACGTTTCGGAGTCTATTTGCCAGAAGAAAGAAGGACAATGGCCTAGCAGCCGTCGGCTGCTGGTCTTGACCAACGATTGGACATGGGCCTGCTGCTGCGTTTGGCCTTGGCGCtcacgtgcgtgtgcgtgagcgTCCATGTTTACCTGGAGGTGGCACGGCCCCTTGCACCTGCGCCCCTGCCGGTGGGGTGGCCCATCCGGACCGGGTGGGACCCAGAAACGGAGAACAGActtgagaagagagaaggccgAATGAAGGGGAGGGATGAAGACTCGTTCAGGAATCGACAGAGAAAGGTTGGTGGCTCCGGAATGTTGTGGGTTATCTTTCCTTGTTTCCCCGCAGAGACTGAAGTAAACATTTGCCTGCTGCGCCTGTCATGATACGTTACTGGCATGGATAGATGACCAAGTTTACATGATGTGGAGTAAATAAACATGCTGATTCACAAAATTTGCGAGTCGTGGTTTTACAAAtataattacattaaaaaaatttcagaaaaaaatttaaatgtaaaatttttagaattaaaaaaaacgaatatatgcaatttgaaaaataaactaaaagtaatgaccaaaacatttaaaaaaagaatcctaTGATGACAAGATAGGCTAACCTAGGTGAAGATCCAGGGACCAAGTTTATATGATGTGGAGTAAATAAACATGCTGATTCACAAAAGTTGTGAGTCATgggtttaaaaatataattacattaaaaaaaactgaaaaaaacaaatgtaaaactttaacaattaaaaaaatgaatatatgcaatttgaaaaataaatgaaagtaaaACTAATGacgaaaacatattttttaaaaaagaatcccATGATGAAAAGATTGGCTAGCCTGGGTGAAGATCCAGGGTCACTTTCAAGTGATTACTATGAAACATTGTCATGCATAAACGCTTCCATCCCCCACAGATGCGATGCCCTTGCCATCATGGCAaaaccaaaaggtaagcagagctgcacgtTGTCGGAAGGTacttgtggggaaaaaagaaagtatGACACGGTCATTCTATTAGTGCCACCTACTTGTTTTACTAATTAGCTGAATTGTCTTATAAGTGAGGACAAAGCGTGTCCTGCAAcctgttgaattaaaaaaaaattaaaaagtcttGACCCCTGATGTAAACTGTCATTTGTGCTGCATGAGCTGGAGGGGCACAACTCTCAGACGGGTTATTAAGACACTTGGCAACTGTTTCAAATTGCGGCAAAAtaagatgctgcttttttttcataacagaagaggaagaagacaatCCAGTCTTGAAATGTAAATCAGGGCCTGGATGAGGCTGCGAGTTGGGCATTAATATTGCATTAGGGCCTACGTTGTCCCTACTAAAACGTGTCACCAACGATGCCCCCGGAGGAGACCCGCTGACATTTTCTGTCACATTCGGCTTCGGTTGAACACTCTTCTCCCAACACTTCTTTTCCtccctgaaggctctggcatcactttttttccctctgtcatgttgtcttttcttcttttgcaaCCACGGCCTTGTCCCACTTGTATAAAGATGCGTGTAGCTGACAGAATAAAagcatgcagattttttttttttttttagacaagttGATGAAAGACGGAATAATTAGGGAGCCTTTTCCAAGCTCCTTAAAAGTCTGTGGCTTCATCCGttgctttgtttttaatcatttttcttGCTACAGAGCGAGGATGCTACCGTTCATTCAACGATCATCAGCTGAGAGGTTTCGAGTATTTGTTTTGCTGTTAATCCAAcaacagaggtggcaaaagtactcctGAAAGCGTCAGCGCAGATACTTCTGTAAATATTGATTTAACTTTGTTCTCGACAGTAGTTCTTTGGCACAGCGGTGATGTGCGGTTAGCTTATTAGCTCTGTCACACTAAAAACTGCATTTTCGCTTTGGATATTACACTGGCTTGGCGggtttagagtgcctcgttgtcggcTACGAGTGCATACATGTCACAGATAGAGcgatggagtggggggggggggaatctattCATATCAAATACTACATCAAAGATGGACTTGACATTCAGTGTGAGGACAGGAGCGTCAGGCCGGCAAACTTCCTTTATAGCGCCTCATTATTGCAACGTGGAAGAGCCAGCAAGAGACTTTGAGCAAATGTGATTTCCTTTAAccaatcagaattttttttgggggggggttctgctaTTTGGTGAACAACACCTAGTGAGCAGTCAGCAGCAAAAACCACCAGTCAGTTTTAGGACCCCCTGCGGAATTttagaaaaaagggaaaagccgcTGACCTGGGTCACGTTCCGGAGACGACAAAGGGAACTCGTCTGTCTAATCCGAAAGGTGTGACTGCTCTCAATTCTCAGCCACCTTTCACCTCCAGCGGCAGGAGTGGGAAGGGTGGAGGGCGGGGGGCACATTCGCAGCCTGGAAGGAGAAATGCCATCCGGGTCAcacattcaagaaaaaaagaatcagcTTGGTGCTGCTCGAAAAGCCGCTTACACAACTTCCAAAAAACGGACGCCACGTGTTAAACACGGGGTGCTCAAGAACCGAAAGTCCCTCCTATGCGTGCCTGCGGAACACCGAGGTAAACACGCAGAAGAGTCCAACAGCGTACCAAAGTAAACAAACGCGTCGAGATTCCGTGACTATATTTGGAAAGAAATGCTAATCGCCAATCAAGCAATCATTTTGCGATTTAAGTTGATGCCACAGGCCTCCATCACCAAACGAGAACCACAAGCAGCTCACTTTGCCTCCCGGCTGAACAAAAGGTGctctgttgcccccccccccaaagacaaaaaaaaatcagtgtggAGTGGAACGTTCCCGAGAGAGTGCCGGGGCACAGTTCTCCCCCTCATACATCTCGTCTGGAAACATTCCACCAAATTCCCTAAAACccaccagcaccccccacccctcctcgcTTGAATGGGTGCATTGACCTTTGAAATGAAAGCCATGGCTTCCATTTTCTGTGCTCACATCATTGACACATTCGTACCTACAAAAACGGTATTGTACCAGTTCTACTCTCTTTGCCATCAATGTTTGAGGACCTCACTCATCAACAAATGCGGGCTTAGGACACAGCCATGAGGGACGCACGGTTTCAACATCGTGAGGACATTTTAGCGCATTCTCTGTGACTGAAAGGTTTATTCCTATACTAGTTGTCAGGATGTACAGAAAGTTCCCAGACAGAATCGGACTCTGTAAACGTAGACTCTGATAGACatatttgaggggaaaaaaatacaaatgatgaCGCTGGAACAATAACCAGGATAAAATCGGAAACAAAAAGCGGAGAAGGTAAACCGAAATAGCTTGTCACAAAAGGACAAGATGACCAATTCACGACAAATATAAATCGAGATTATGtttacaaaaataccaaaatactATTTACAAGCAAAAATACATAACACAACGGAATTATGACATGAATAAAGCAGCCGTTTTCTGCTGTAGCCATCTTGGCCATGTGACGCTCAGCATGCTTATTGTTGCTTCTCAATGAGACATCTTGTGGCGCGGAATCCAAGATGGCGTCCAAAGAAGGCGTGCACCGAAACGTATTTAAACAACAACCTCCTGCTGCCCACCCACCGCAGAGTAGCACCCATGTCAACATGAGCGAATCAAACAAAGTACAATAGAGTTATTTTCCttcccgttttgtttttttctttcgtccTCCGGTTTcgcaggaggggtgggggggggcagtttgcACTGATTCATGCCCACTCGATGAGCAGGCAATGGTGCAATTTACAAGACCACCCACGCTGGTCTTGGATCAGCTTTTACTGGCAGCACGTGGGCAGACTATGCATGTAATCAGAGGCCTGTCAATGCAGAAATTTAGTTCCTACTCCGAGCGGGAATTATTCAGCAAGCCATTGCCGCTAAAAATGATTTGGCTCTATTAAAAAGGATCAACGTAATCCTTCTCTTCAATCACAGTTCGAGCTGGTAAATCTTTAAGTAAGGCTGTAAGCTGGGAATGGAATACTGTAAGCTGAGAATGGATGACacagtgttaaaaaaacaccttgaaatggttttaaaagatgattttgtcactgaaaaaaacccaatacagtgcactccgcttaatagaacaccattgggccgaagcgcttctgttctactaagcggggtttctattaaccggagacactttattaggtacaccttcagacacgtcgacgaccaagttatgcacgcagaaaagcccctgctgacgagttagaagagatatttcgactgtggacgtccatatctttaatcaaacaacaactttaatcaacttcagtcaaacatctcaaatcacgagaaaaatttcgttacttttgtctggaaacaggagtccgtaattttgcggttgacttccctctcaatgcgctggataagagggaagtcctggaatccgcgggcgtaccttctgagaatccggcaatgcatcgtatcgtctgagtatgtccttcttatccgcaggtgatagccctcgtctcttgaatgaagttgaagccattgtgacgtgcgtgtgtctatgtgtggagtgacgcgggctacctgttactgtatacggctagaaccaccgcgttttctcgcgatagtggtacagtatcgcgatagctacacttcgaaaaccactagtttacaatgttcattgcttacggcctgttctactaagcggagtatctttataggaaattgcattaggcaaatctgttccagagccttttgctctattaagcggattactctattaaccggtgttctattaagcggagtgcactgtacttatGCATCTCATCATCGTATAAAATGAGGTTAAAAACAGAGTTTAACTATGATAAAAGCTTTAGAATAGCATATAAATGCAACAAGATGGCACCCAAGCACTACTTCTCCATTAGACAAGGTTTTGGCTTTATAGGAGCTCCTcttctcacttcaacatagggTTCCTTTGCATCAGGAAGCCACGAGATGGTGCCGGCGGATATTTTGTGGCACagtgaaaagtaaaaacaatcaaagagcttTGACAAGTGATGACGCATTATCGTAGTTGTTTTTCTGATGATGCGCATTATTAGTTATACCTGACTTGATTATCGTTCCAATTAGAGCAATAAAACGCAGAGTTGAATAACTGAAATAAATTCTCACTGAGGAACACCTTTTTCTCGATTTGGTCGAATTCCGCATACGTATttgtgtacacacacgcacacgcacgcacacaatctGTGTCTTTTTCTCTCACCTGGTCCCATTGTTTTGACAGGCTGTCCCATCTCTTATTTAATCCGCTCATCTCTTGTTCAGCCATCCGTCCATGTCTTGTCCCAGAGGGATCCTTCACGCATGACGTGGCTGCCCAGGCTCCTGTCACACACTCGGGCTTTGAAGTTAGTCGCACTGTAAATCACACGAGCGCGGCGCTCAGTCCTAATCGACGCTGATCGAGATGAAAGCAGAAGTAAAGGGATAATCCTCCTGGCAGCGATGTAAATGTTTTAAGTACAATTAACAAGTACAATTTTCATAAATGGTCAGACACGCATGAAGaaaagttaccgtattttccacctATTTTAAcgtgttttcatatataaggcgcaccgcattataaggcgcacggAATGGAAGCTACAGTAGTGGCTGCGGCTGTGTTATGcctccactagagggagctaaACTAAAggtaatacaacacaatacagctttatttatatagcgctttcacaaccgctgaagCCGTAAGAAagcgcttgacagaacatttaaaatacgacGTCCAAgatatcagaatattgatccatatatgaggcgcatcggattttaaagcGCACTTTTTGAGTTCGAGAAGATTAAAccattttaggtgcgccttatggtGAAACAAAATACGGAAATCACAGGGCACGGCACAAGTAATATCAAGTCAAAATCGCCAGGCTGTCTTCTTTTGTTTGATGCAGTCAAAGCTTGTTGACCCATTGAATCCGGCCTGTCCGAGAGGGTTACATTCATGCGCAGCTTCCCAATCACACCGTGGCCGACAGACACACATCCACTGGCATGCCTGGTTCCATCTgatgtgagggggaaaaaaaaaaccaaagcacACAGAAGTCATCCTGTGTTTAAAATGGAGTGGTTTCAAAGCGGTTCTTAAGTTCAGCGAGCCGAGACCCTGGTGAGGGACGGTTTCCTTGCGTTTGTGATTAACGTGGCTTACCCGTCTGTCAGAGGCGTTGATGACTTGTTGCTGCTTGACTGAACACCTCCACTCCACTCTAATTCTGTCACAGAGCTTATGTGTTGCAAtggacagacacaaacaaaacaacaagaaaaaaagatttgtctgGATTGGAAACAATGGAAACTGAATTGgttacactgtttttttttgtttttttttaagggagcgCCTCAAAATCAAGGTAGTGAATACGTGTTTGCGTTGTCCCAAATAAATCCTGCCACACAGCTCGTGTGTGTATCAGCTCCCAGTGAGTCTATTGTCCCAGATATCTGGCCTGTGATCAGTCGTCATGTTCCAACCTGCATGGACTACACTGGCAGCCAAGCGTCTCTATTCAGGGCCAACTCTGGAAGTCGTACTTGGAATTCACGTACTGAATAGTCCTTGAAGTAAGATGACTGTTGTCTACCGACCCGTTGGTCTCCTTTGTAAATGTCAATTACATGGCACGAGAAATGTACCTGTGGTGGCAACGGGAGATCAACTTTAGTCACTGTATAAGCAggtgaaataataaaataagcaaGCGTGCTTCCCTGAAGACATTTTGTCCTACTTTATCACAGTGGCCATGCACAAGTAAGTTAAAACTTAGATGCTCACTTTGCTGTCCttgtgctggatttttttttcttcttaataatCTGCTGTTTGTATCTACTCTCTTGTATGTGCGCAGGTGCATCGGTGGCACATAAAGCTGCAGCCTTGGGCCAAACAAAGCCACTCTCTGGAGGATGAAGCAAAACGCTTTCTTCAATACATCACAAGACCACAAGTGAGTGGACCGACCGACTCATCTACCGAACGACTGACCGTGCCGTGAAAACGTATTTTCCAagttcctgatttctgtgttctttgcatatttatcacatacaaagatttcagttcaATTTTAACTCActgactcccaaagacgtttttaaacgtcttttcagacttggtctagaattggctggtactgaatgagttaatatcacAGAGACAACCCCAAGGAAATATAATCCAAATAATATCATACATTATATAATAATGTTAATGTGTCCAGGTGTCCTGCACAAGTCCCCGTGTGAGCCCAGATGGAGCATGGGCCGTGTGTCTGGACCCGAAGTACAGCCTGACTCATAGGATGCAACGCAAGCAATGTAGGGTCTACTCTTTTGGGTGAGTGCACTTGCAACGTGTATCGAGCTAATTGGGTTATCCAAGTTGAGAGAGATACAAGAACGTCActgttattattactattattatttctttttttaacgacAACAGAAGCACAATTCAGCAACAGGAAGGAAATGCAGGCAACCAAAATATCGATATTTCATTCTGGATTACAATATCAATATTTGCTACCATATTATCAGACTGAAATGATAGCAATGGTAAATAAAAGATGATCCGAGAgtggcaaaagcaacaatgtttttttttcttcaaataggACAAGACCAACATTTCTACAATAGCACTATTGATGTGATACAGGAACATTGATACACAAAACCATGCATTGCGATCTTACGATTTTGTACCGACCCCTACGGCGTCTGAAAAACAACCTGTTACCCCACCTACACCACGCAGTGGTACGATGAAAACATCCACTGCGTGAATGATCAGCGAGTCATACGCGCATACGGTGCCGACGAACGGCAGCACATGCCGTGCAAGTTATGCCTCAAGCTGTTAGGTACAGCATGTCACGCTGTCACAGTCTATCACGCCTTACAAACGCAGCTGTTCTCATGTCAGTCCATTCGGATTTTTCCTCCCATATTTGCTTTTCATGCAAGGCTCCGTCatgctcaccccccacccctcctttttgttttcatgtcagtAACTAATTGGCCACGCTCACACTGCATCCAACTCTTCATTTGTTGAGTGGCGGCGTAATTAGAGTCAAGATAATCCTCCAATCTGCCTCCGTCTCCCTCAAGCAACTGGGATCAGATCCCACCAGGACTCTGTGGCTGTTGATCTTCTTAAGATCGTTAAGTCAATGACTGTGTGGGTTCGGGCTTGACGCTACCCTGCTGTGCtcgagggtttttttgggggtgggggggtcctggAGAATAGGGAGCCCATAAATGTGAGCAATGGGAGATTGCTGAGCAGGTGTGCTGGAATCAAACTTGGCAATGACATTCTCCCTACATTTACTCAATGACGTTGAACCGAGCTGAAATTCTTAGACAAACATGTCAGGCATAAGAGCTCAAAGTAAGCGTTCGTCCAGTAAAACGTTTCTGTTCTCTTAAACACAGTATCCTTTCCAACGCCGTCCCCTATCTGACCTTTTTTCATACTTGTAAATCCATCCCAGGCACCATGTGGGTCCAACTCTCGAGAAAGTTGCGCTCTGTTTTCGCGACAGCTGAAGTCTACAACCGAAAGCAAATCTGGCTTCAAAACAGATGTCAGATATCAACCTTGGAGTTGCGCACATTGTTGAAAGCGTTGCCGCTCAGACTTACGTAAAGCTTGCGCTTGTTCTTGCTTGATCGGTGGTTGTTACCTTTGGGCCACTCACTGTTGGAACATGTTTTTGTCAGTGTAATGAAAATTCATGAGCGTGAGTTTGATACAAGTAATGCCATTTCCAGATTGACAATATGAAACCACCGGGGCCGCAAATGTCTGACGGTCGAACTTGTGGTGAAGTGAAAAATACTTGCATAGTAAACTACTCTACTTACGAACTTCATACGAAatattcaagttacgaaacgcattccgatagttttacgtagatgtgaatcacccagaaaaagtgttcaccagtcgggagatcgctcactatgctgatgtctGCCTTGTAAATGTTCGAAGGATTggtaaaagccgacaaaagcgaatgtccttggatcagtttctttacaaaacaccaggcaagaaccacttctgagagagaacataaactaaagagggcaaaaaacgatgaggacgcagttaaaattttaatttcttattctttactctattctttgttctttacattatgcacaactcctATTTATTGTGCAGTAATCTAAATGTAACATGTatctgttacatattttgatgcatttttatgctttaggaaacatttatgtctgaattttggagcGGCATGGAACGGATtagagcatttacatggaaaacgcgtctcaacttacaaaattttctagttcaaaaatttcttccagaaccaattaattacTTAAGtacaggtaccactgtaatcTATTCTCAAATTACAATGAAGAGAAATTGCACTGAATTATTTCAATGAGCTAAGTTTCGTGCAACATTTTAGAGCACTACATATGCGGATGGCAGGCTTTTTAAGCTCCTTGGCACAGGGATATTTAGGTTAAAGCCAAACCCGGGGACATCCATGAAATCCGCATGTCATCGTGCGCTAAAGGAAAGGCAATCAGCAAGGAAACAGACGAGGAACTTCagggaaaataaacagaaaacaTACCTTTTATAAGCTCATCGGTGCACTTGGCGATCTCGAGCGACAAATTCTCGCAGTAGCTCTCGACAATTCATCACAATTGTCGAGAGTGGATGTTTTACGTGTCCCCCGTTACCCACGACATGCGCCGCTGCTCCACGAGTTGTCTGAGGTGTCGATCACATCCGTAATGTCCCAACCGATGACCAAGAAAGTCTCAATTAAATATTTAGTAGTGTGAAAACGCACGGAGCGGCGTCTCCAGTTCTCTTTCCATGAATCATTCATAGTCCCGCTCTCGGGATCCAATCTGGGGCCTCATCTGTAAAAGATGAATCCTGTGAAAGACGGTTCAATTACAGAACACAGTCAAAGCACAAATTAGACACAGGGGAGAGTGTGGAGACGGTAACAAGGGGGAATAAGATGAAGTAGCAGTCAAGGAAATGGATAAAAGTGGGAACCTGGATCACTTTGATCACTAACCTGTCCTGTTTGGTTTCCAGATTGGGGACAAATGACCGTAACCTGGAACGGTACCTTGCGGGATCCGGGTGCGAGGTGCACCGTTTCGATCCCAGTTTGAAGCAGCCGCACCAGCACTACGGCGAAATGTGGCTCCACCGCCTATCCGTCGACTGGAGGGATCCCAACCCTGCTGTCATTGCCCAGCGGCAGTACACCAAGAAACTGGCCACTATCCTCAACGACTTTGGTCACAGACAGGTAAACGCCATCACGTTACACAGTCGACCTAAACCTGTTCCGCTTTCAACGCGGCATCACGTTTTAATGACAGTGAGTCCAGGTGGGTCGGCACAATCAGCAGTTACTGTACCTGGCCGCTTTTGATCGTGTCTAAGAATGTGCAATTTGAAACCGGTGGACTCATTTAGTTGAAGCCTATTGAGAAATTAAGACGGCGGACATTGTTTAACTCAtgcagtaccagccaattctggatcaagtctgaaaagacgttcaaaaacgtctttgggagtgaatgagttgaccAAGTGGATTGGCCTTGGGGATCACATCGCATTCAGGTCATGAAAACATAT contains the following coding sequences:
- the mettl24 gene encoding probable methyltransferase-like protein 24; the protein is MGLLLRLALALTCVCVSVHVYLEVARPLAPAPLPVGWPIRTGWDPETENRLEKREGRMKGRDEDSFRNRQRKVHRWHIKLQPWAKQSHSLEDEAKRFLQYITRPQVSCTSPRVSPDGAWAVCLDPKYSLTHRMQRKQCRVYSFGLGTNDRNLERYLAGSGCEVHRFDPSLKQPHQHYGEMWLHRLSVDWRDPNPAVIAQRQYTKKLATILNDFGHRQVDVLKADMESAEWKILENLILEGVLDSVGQLLLEVHLHWAGFEVAGDNPSVVRYWFSLLKELEQANFRLFHVHSDPTQPHIFLHKNVFNASSTYTFAWVNTQWMP